From a region of the Panthera uncia isolate 11264 chromosome B1, Puncia_PCG_1.0, whole genome shotgun sequence genome:
- the SPATA18 gene encoding mitochondria-eating protein isoform X2, with protein sequence MAENLRKLVSSETLQSMHDKLESWLRDYNTNTCDQNLNRCLEFIEQISKVQGQLFRILTTAAQEGGHNDGVEIIKSRLLPWLEASFTAASLGNTVDSKVPSLQDTFDKERHKDRDRDMQQLDSELNSTRNQLNQVQDELKSLQAQEESRHKNLEHRSPEHWSVDSRSSEPRTSEQRKLEQRVLDKRSTEHRTEVISDYEKQLQTLKDEIAVLSAEKAVLQGRSVRSRTPSPAPRSRSRSRSASPSTAVAKVRSPSPNRAKVSSVARKAALLSRFSDAYSQARLDAQCLLRRCIDKAETVQRIIYVATVEAFHVAKMAFRHFKIRVRKSLTPSYAGCSNFEDAVSDYIICHLDLYDSQSSVNDVIRAMNVNPKISFPPEVDFCLLSDFIQEICCIAFAMQTLDPPLDIAFGADGEIFNDCKYRRSYDSDFTAPLVFYHVWPALMENDCVIMKGEAVTKRGAFWNSVRPVSRCRSRSLSPICPRSHIGLSTVSRSRSPSPIRCGLPRF encoded by the exons ACAAACACATGTGATCAAAATCTCAATCGTTGCCTTGAGTTCATTGAACAAATTTCCAAAGTGCAAGGACAACTCTTCAGGATCCTCACCACGGCTGCCCAAGAAG GAGGACACAATGATGGTGTGGAAATAATCAAATCGCGCCTTTTGCCTTGGCTGGAGGCCTCCTTTACTGCTGCTTCCCTGGGAAACACTGTTGACAGCAAGGTCCCCTCTCTACAG GACACGTTTGATAAGGAGAGACATAAAGATCGAGATCGGGACATGCAGCAATTAGACTCTGAGTTGAATTCAACTCGTAATCAACTCAACCAGGTTCAAGACGA GCTTAAATCTCTTCAGGCCCAGGAGGAAAGCCGCCACAAAAACTTAGAACACAGAAGCCCAGAGCACTGGAGTGTGGACTCCAGAAGCTCGGAGCCCAGGACCTCAGAGCAGAGGAAGTTGGAGCAGCGGGTCCTGGACAAGAGGAGCACAGAACACCGGACCGAAGTGATATCCGATTATGAGAAACAGCTCCAGACGCTGAAGGACGAGATAGCGGTTTTGTCCGCTGAAAAAGCTGTACTCCAAGGAAG GTCGGTCCGGAGCCgcactcccagccctgccccgcgcagccgcagccgcagccgctCCGCCAGCCCCTCCACCGCAGTGGCCAAGGTCAGGAGCCCGTCGCCGAACCGTGCCAAAGTGTCCAGCGTGGCGCGCAAGGCTGCCCTCCTGTCCCGGTTCAGCGACGCCTACTCCCAGGCCCGCCTGGATGCACAGTGCTTGCTTCGACGCTGCATCGACAAAGCTGAGACGGTGCAGCGGATCATCTATGTCGCCACCGTG GAGGCATTCCACGTAGCTAAAATGGCATTCAGACACTTCAAGATCCGTGTGAGGAAATCGCTGACACCATCTTATGCAGGGTGCAGTAACTTTGAGGATGCCGTCTCGGATTATATCATTTGTCATCTTGATCTCTATGATTCCCAAAGCAGTGTTAAC gacGTGATCCGAGCCATGAATGTCAATCCCAAGATTTCATTTCCTCCTGAAGTTGACTTTTGCCTCCTCAGTGACTTCATCCAGGAGATATGTTGCATTGCTTTTGCAATGCAGACTTTAGACCCACCCCTAGATATTGCATTTGGGGCTGATGGAGAAATTTTTAATGATTGCAA GTACCGTCGCAGCTATGACTCCGATTTCACTGCTCCCTTGGTCTTCTATCACGTGTGGCCTGCTCTCATGGAGAATGACTGTGTCATTATGAAGGGAGAAGCTGTCACCAAGAGAGGGGCCTTT tggaATTCAGTGCGACCTGTAAGTCGATGTCGAAGCAGGAGTTTAAGTCCCATCTGCCCCCGTAGCCATATTGGTTTAAGCACG GTATCTCGAAGCCGGAGTCCTTCTCCAATAAGATGTGGATTGCCGA GGTTTTAA
- the SPATA18 gene encoding mitochondria-eating protein isoform X1 has product MAENLRKLVSSETLQSMHDKLESWLRDYNTNTCDQNLNRCLEFIEQISKVQGQLFRILTTAAQEGGHNDGVEIIKSRLLPWLEASFTAASLGNTVDSKVPSLQDTFDKERHKDRDRDMQQLDSELNSTRNQLNQVQDDLAETEKTLEETKNRSAISLLAAEEEINQLRKQLKSLQAQEESRHKNLEHRSPEHWSVDSRSSEPRTSEQRKLEQRVLDKRSTEHRTEVISDYEKQLQTLKDEIAVLSAEKAVLQGRSVRSRTPSPAPRSRSRSRSASPSTAVAKVRSPSPNRAKVSSVARKAALLSRFSDAYSQARLDAQCLLRRCIDKAETVQRIIYVATVEAFHVAKMAFRHFKIRVRKSLTPSYAGCSNFEDAVSDYIICHLDLYDSQSSVNDVIRAMNVNPKISFPPEVDFCLLSDFIQEICCIAFAMQTLDPPLDIAFGADGEIFNDCKYRRSYDSDFTAPLVFYHVWPALMENDCVIMKGEAVTKRGAFWNSVRPVSRCRSRSLSPICPRSHIGLSTVSRSRSPSPIRCGLPRF; this is encoded by the exons ACAAACACATGTGATCAAAATCTCAATCGTTGCCTTGAGTTCATTGAACAAATTTCCAAAGTGCAAGGACAACTCTTCAGGATCCTCACCACGGCTGCCCAAGAAG GAGGACACAATGATGGTGTGGAAATAATCAAATCGCGCCTTTTGCCTTGGCTGGAGGCCTCCTTTACTGCTGCTTCCCTGGGAAACACTGTTGACAGCAAGGTCCCCTCTCTACAG GACACGTTTGATAAGGAGAGACATAAAGATCGAGATCGGGACATGCAGCAATTAGACTCTGAGTTGAATTCAACTCGTAATCAACTCAACCAGGTTCAAGACGA TCTGGCTGAAACTGAAAAGACTCTTGAAGAAACCAAGAACAGATCGGCCATATCCCTTCTGGCTGCAGAGGAGGAAATAAATCAGCTAAGAaagca GCTTAAATCTCTTCAGGCCCAGGAGGAAAGCCGCCACAAAAACTTAGAACACAGAAGCCCAGAGCACTGGAGTGTGGACTCCAGAAGCTCGGAGCCCAGGACCTCAGAGCAGAGGAAGTTGGAGCAGCGGGTCCTGGACAAGAGGAGCACAGAACACCGGACCGAAGTGATATCCGATTATGAGAAACAGCTCCAGACGCTGAAGGACGAGATAGCGGTTTTGTCCGCTGAAAAAGCTGTACTCCAAGGAAG GTCGGTCCGGAGCCgcactcccagccctgccccgcgcagccgcagccgcagccgctCCGCCAGCCCCTCCACCGCAGTGGCCAAGGTCAGGAGCCCGTCGCCGAACCGTGCCAAAGTGTCCAGCGTGGCGCGCAAGGCTGCCCTCCTGTCCCGGTTCAGCGACGCCTACTCCCAGGCCCGCCTGGATGCACAGTGCTTGCTTCGACGCTGCATCGACAAAGCTGAGACGGTGCAGCGGATCATCTATGTCGCCACCGTG GAGGCATTCCACGTAGCTAAAATGGCATTCAGACACTTCAAGATCCGTGTGAGGAAATCGCTGACACCATCTTATGCAGGGTGCAGTAACTTTGAGGATGCCGTCTCGGATTATATCATTTGTCATCTTGATCTCTATGATTCCCAAAGCAGTGTTAAC gacGTGATCCGAGCCATGAATGTCAATCCCAAGATTTCATTTCCTCCTGAAGTTGACTTTTGCCTCCTCAGTGACTTCATCCAGGAGATATGTTGCATTGCTTTTGCAATGCAGACTTTAGACCCACCCCTAGATATTGCATTTGGGGCTGATGGAGAAATTTTTAATGATTGCAA GTACCGTCGCAGCTATGACTCCGATTTCACTGCTCCCTTGGTCTTCTATCACGTGTGGCCTGCTCTCATGGAGAATGACTGTGTCATTATGAAGGGAGAAGCTGTCACCAAGAGAGGGGCCTTT tggaATTCAGTGCGACCTGTAAGTCGATGTCGAAGCAGGAGTTTAAGTCCCATCTGCCCCCGTAGCCATATTGGTTTAAGCACG GTATCTCGAAGCCGGAGTCCTTCTCCAATAAGATGTGGATTGCCGA GGTTTTAA
- the SPATA18 gene encoding mitochondria-eating protein isoform X3 produces MLKSLQAQEESRHKNLEHRSPEHWSVDSRSSEPRTSEQRKLEQRVLDKRSTEHRTEVISDYEKQLQTLKDEIAVLSAEKAVLQGRSVRSRTPSPAPRSRSRSRSASPSTAVAKVRSPSPNRAKVSSVARKAALLSRFSDAYSQARLDAQCLLRRCIDKAETVQRIIYVATVEAFHVAKMAFRHFKIRVRKSLTPSYAGCSNFEDAVSDYIICHLDLYDSQSSVNDVIRAMNVNPKISFPPEVDFCLLSDFIQEICCIAFAMQTLDPPLDIAFGADGEIFNDCKYRRSYDSDFTAPLVFYHVWPALMENDCVIMKGEAVTKRGAFWNSVRPVSRCRSRSLSPICPRSHIGLSTVSRSRSPSPIRCGLPRF; encoded by the exons AT GCTTAAATCTCTTCAGGCCCAGGAGGAAAGCCGCCACAAAAACTTAGAACACAGAAGCCCAGAGCACTGGAGTGTGGACTCCAGAAGCTCGGAGCCCAGGACCTCAGAGCAGAGGAAGTTGGAGCAGCGGGTCCTGGACAAGAGGAGCACAGAACACCGGACCGAAGTGATATCCGATTATGAGAAACAGCTCCAGACGCTGAAGGACGAGATAGCGGTTTTGTCCGCTGAAAAAGCTGTACTCCAAGGAAG GTCGGTCCGGAGCCgcactcccagccctgccccgcgcagccgcagccgcagccgctCCGCCAGCCCCTCCACCGCAGTGGCCAAGGTCAGGAGCCCGTCGCCGAACCGTGCCAAAGTGTCCAGCGTGGCGCGCAAGGCTGCCCTCCTGTCCCGGTTCAGCGACGCCTACTCCCAGGCCCGCCTGGATGCACAGTGCTTGCTTCGACGCTGCATCGACAAAGCTGAGACGGTGCAGCGGATCATCTATGTCGCCACCGTG GAGGCATTCCACGTAGCTAAAATGGCATTCAGACACTTCAAGATCCGTGTGAGGAAATCGCTGACACCATCTTATGCAGGGTGCAGTAACTTTGAGGATGCCGTCTCGGATTATATCATTTGTCATCTTGATCTCTATGATTCCCAAAGCAGTGTTAAC gacGTGATCCGAGCCATGAATGTCAATCCCAAGATTTCATTTCCTCCTGAAGTTGACTTTTGCCTCCTCAGTGACTTCATCCAGGAGATATGTTGCATTGCTTTTGCAATGCAGACTTTAGACCCACCCCTAGATATTGCATTTGGGGCTGATGGAGAAATTTTTAATGATTGCAA GTACCGTCGCAGCTATGACTCCGATTTCACTGCTCCCTTGGTCTTCTATCACGTGTGGCCTGCTCTCATGGAGAATGACTGTGTCATTATGAAGGGAGAAGCTGTCACCAAGAGAGGGGCCTTT tggaATTCAGTGCGACCTGTAAGTCGATGTCGAAGCAGGAGTTTAAGTCCCATCTGCCCCCGTAGCCATATTGGTTTAAGCACG GTATCTCGAAGCCGGAGTCCTTCTCCAATAAGATGTGGATTGCCGA GGTTTTAA